A stretch of Chiloscyllium plagiosum isolate BGI_BamShark_2017 chromosome 6, ASM401019v2, whole genome shotgun sequence DNA encodes these proteins:
- the arl6ip4 gene encoding ADP-ribosylation factor-like protein 6-interacting protein 4 isoform X2 — MGRSRSREDLRTRSEGGSRSKVKKKEEKKKRKRSSRSPAVSHKHSRSSARGLRTAELTTPENPIKPKCHLSSSTLSSSSSSGKGKHQKRSHRSKRKKDKARKRKKKREKEKRKVLTVKPSQEPPGEGRISSEAVTECLEAEHTEKDEQKTRIQAMRPMTKEEWEARQSVIRRVVDPETGRSRMIKGDGEVLEEIVSRERHKEINKLATMGDGFTFQMRMGLNQK; from the exons ATGGGTCGCAGTCGTTCGAGAGAAGATTTGCGAACTAGGAGTGAAGGTGGATCGAGAAGTaaagttaagaaaaaggaagaaaagaagaaaaggaagcGAAGCAGCAGGAGCCCCGCTGTGTCTCACAAACACTCCCGAAGCTCAGCTCGGGGACTCCGCACGGCTGAGCTAACCACACCTGAAAATCCAATCAAACCAAAATGCCATTTGTCATCTTCAACATTATCCTCCTCTTCGTCTTCAGGGAAAGGAAAGCATCAAAAAAGGAGTCACCgttcaaaaaggaaaaaagataaagctaggaaaagaaagaaaaaaagggaaaaggagaaaagaaaagtgTTGACAGTGAAGCCATCGCAGGAACCTCCCGGTGAAGGCAGGATTTCAAGTGAGGCAGTGACTGAGTGTTTGGAAGCAGAACATACTGAAAAAG ATGAACAGAAAACTCGAATTCAGGCCATGCGACCAATGACAAAGGAGGAGTGGGAAGCCAGGCAAAGTGTCATTCGGCGGGTTGTGGATCCGGAGACTGGCAGGTCAAG GATGATTAAAGGTGATGGCGAAGTTCTGGAAGAAATtgttagcagagagagacataaagaaataaataag CTTGCAACAATGGGCGATGGATTCACTTTCCAGATGAGAATGGGCCTAAATCAAAAGTGA
- the arl6ip4 gene encoding ADP-ribosylation factor-like protein 6-interacting protein 4 isoform X3: MGRSRSREDLRTRSEGGSRSKVKKKEEKKKRKRSSRSPAVSHKHSRSSARGLRTAELTTPENPIKPKCHLSSSTLSSSSSSGKGKHQKRSHRSKRKKDKARKRKKKREKEKRKVLTVKPSQEPPGEGRISSEAVTECLEAEHTEKVVTDEQKTRIQAMRPMTKEEWEARQSVIRRVVDPETGRSR; this comes from the exons ATGGGTCGCAGTCGTTCGAGAGAAGATTTGCGAACTAGGAGTGAAGGTGGATCGAGAAGTaaagttaagaaaaaggaagaaaagaagaaaaggaagcGAAGCAGCAGGAGCCCCGCTGTGTCTCACAAACACTCCCGAAGCTCAGCTCGGGGACTCCGCACGGCTGAGCTAACCACACCTGAAAATCCAATCAAACCAAAATGCCATTTGTCATCTTCAACATTATCCTCCTCTTCGTCTTCAGGGAAAGGAAAGCATCAAAAAAGGAGTCACCgttcaaaaaggaaaaaagataaagctaggaaaagaaagaaaaaaagggaaaaggagaaaagaaaagtgTTGACAGTGAAGCCATCGCAGGAACCTCCCGGTGAAGGCAGGATTTCAAGTGAGGCAGTGACTGAGTGTTTGGAAGCAGAACATACTGAAAAAG TTGTTACAGATGAACAGAAAACTCGAATTCAGGCCATGCGACCAATGACAAAGGAGGAGTGGGAAGCCAGGCAAAGTGTCATTCGGCGGGTTGTGGATCCGGAGACTGGCAGGTCAAG GTAA
- the arl6ip4 gene encoding ADP-ribosylation factor-like protein 6-interacting protein 4 isoform X1 — protein sequence MGRSRSREDLRTRSEGGSRSKVKKKEEKKKRKRSSRSPAVSHKHSRSSARGLRTAELTTPENPIKPKCHLSSSTLSSSSSSGKGKHQKRSHRSKRKKDKARKRKKKREKEKRKVLTVKPSQEPPGEGRISSEAVTECLEAEHTEKVVTDEQKTRIQAMRPMTKEEWEARQSVIRRVVDPETGRSRMIKGDGEVLEEIVSRERHKEINKLATMGDGFTFQMRMGLNQK from the exons ATGGGTCGCAGTCGTTCGAGAGAAGATTTGCGAACTAGGAGTGAAGGTGGATCGAGAAGTaaagttaagaaaaaggaagaaaagaagaaaaggaagcGAAGCAGCAGGAGCCCCGCTGTGTCTCACAAACACTCCCGAAGCTCAGCTCGGGGACTCCGCACGGCTGAGCTAACCACACCTGAAAATCCAATCAAACCAAAATGCCATTTGTCATCTTCAACATTATCCTCCTCTTCGTCTTCAGGGAAAGGAAAGCATCAAAAAAGGAGTCACCgttcaaaaaggaaaaaagataaagctaggaaaagaaagaaaaaaagggaaaaggagaaaagaaaagtgTTGACAGTGAAGCCATCGCAGGAACCTCCCGGTGAAGGCAGGATTTCAAGTGAGGCAGTGACTGAGTGTTTGGAAGCAGAACATACTGAAAAAG TTGTTACAGATGAACAGAAAACTCGAATTCAGGCCATGCGACCAATGACAAAGGAGGAGTGGGAAGCCAGGCAAAGTGTCATTCGGCGGGTTGTGGATCCGGAGACTGGCAGGTCAAG GATGATTAAAGGTGATGGCGAAGTTCTGGAAGAAATtgttagcagagagagacataaagaaataaataag CTTGCAACAATGGGCGATGGATTCACTTTCCAGATGAGAATGGGCCTAAATCAAAAGTGA